The following coding sequences lie in one Mesorhizobium sp. NZP2298 genomic window:
- a CDS encoding winged helix-turn-helix transcriptional regulator, producing the protein MSLDRRSGCPINLSLEVFGDRWSLIILRDMIFGGRRHFRELLNGSMEGIASNILADRLKRLMELGMLTKADDPSHKQKAIYSLTEMAITLVPILAHLGAWGRVWLPTSEELSIRAELLEKGGPPLWEKFMDELRHEHLGTPLDPATGPSVRATLQAAYEAVVAGKALGTSPAA; encoded by the coding sequence ATGAGCCTCGATCGCCGATCCGGCTGCCCGATCAACCTGTCGCTGGAAGTGTTCGGCGACCGCTGGAGCCTGATCATCCTGCGTGACATGATTTTCGGCGGCAGGCGTCATTTTCGCGAGCTGCTCAACGGATCGATGGAAGGCATTGCCTCAAACATCCTCGCCGACCGGTTGAAGCGGCTTATGGAGCTCGGCATGCTGACCAAGGCCGACGATCCCTCGCACAAACAGAAGGCAATCTATAGCCTCACCGAGATGGCCATCACGCTGGTGCCGATCCTGGCCCATCTTGGCGCCTGGGGCCGGGTCTGGCTGCCGACCAGCGAGGAACTCTCGATCCGCGCTGAGCTCCTGGAAAAGGGCGGACCGCCATTGTGGGAGAAATTCATGGACGAGTTGCGCCATGAGCATCTCGGCACGCCGCTCGATCCGGCGACTGGCCCTTCTGTCCGCGCGACCCTGCAGGCCGCCTATGAAGCCGTGGTCGCCGGCAAGGCTCTCGGTACCAGCCCGGCCGCGTGA
- a CDS encoding GlcG/HbpS family heme-binding protein, protein MTALPLEKARQIIDAAFAKGADLKLKPLGVSVLDAGGHLVAFQRQDGASFLRPQMSAGKAYGALAIGMGSRKVEAFAKERPHLVAGISDVSGGRVLPVVGGVLIRDKAGTIIGAVGISGDTSDNDEAAAIAGIEAAGFTADPG, encoded by the coding sequence ATGACCGCACTGCCGCTCGAAAAAGCCCGTCAAATCATCGATGCCGCCTTCGCCAAGGGTGCCGATCTCAAGCTCAAGCCGCTGGGTGTCTCAGTGCTCGACGCCGGCGGCCATCTGGTCGCCTTCCAGCGCCAGGACGGCGCCTCGTTCCTGCGCCCGCAAATGTCGGCGGGCAAGGCCTATGGCGCACTGGCCATCGGCATGGGCTCACGTAAGGTCGAGGCCTTCGCCAAGGAACGGCCCCATCTGGTCGCCGGCATTTCCGATGTGTCGGGCGGACGCGTACTGCCTGTGGTCGGCGGCGTGCTGATCCGCGACAAGGCCGGCACCATCATCGGCGCCGTCGGCATTTCCGGCGACACCTCGGACAATGACGAGGCAGCGGCCATCGCCGGCATCGAAGCAGCCGGCTTTACCGCCGACCCAGGCTAA
- a CDS encoding ArsR/SmtB family transcription factor, giving the protein MMFSDAFMAIADPNRRHLLEELRRGPKTVNELAAGLPVSRPAVSQHLKVLLDAGLVNAKAEGTRRVYTVSNAGFLKLNIWLDQFWEA; this is encoded by the coding sequence ATGATGTTTTCCGACGCCTTCATGGCGATCGCCGACCCCAATCGGCGCCATCTTCTGGAAGAACTTCGACGCGGTCCGAAGACCGTCAACGAATTGGCGGCCGGGCTGCCAGTGTCGCGCCCAGCGGTTTCACAGCATCTGAAAGTCTTGCTCGACGCCGGACTGGTCAACGCCAAGGCCGAAGGCACGCGGCGTGTCTATACGGTAAGCAACGCTGGCTTCCTGAAGCTCAACATCTGGCTCGATCAATTCTGGGAGGCCTGA
- a CDS encoding ArsR/SmtB family transcription factor has translation MLHDPAQLDLMFQALADPARRQMVDRLSRGPASVSQLAEPLAMSLSAVVQHLNVLEASGLVRSQKLGRVRTCQIEPKALRAAEHWINERRNAWERRLDRLGDFLAETTGET, from the coding sequence ATGCTGCACGATCCCGCCCAGCTCGACCTGATGTTCCAGGCGCTTGCCGATCCGGCGCGACGGCAGATGGTCGACCGGCTGTCGCGTGGCCCCGCCTCGGTCAGCCAACTGGCCGAGCCGCTGGCGATGTCGCTGTCGGCCGTCGTCCAGCATCTCAACGTGCTGGAGGCGAGTGGCCTGGTGCGCTCGCAAAAACTGGGACGGGTGCGCACCTGCCAGATCGAGCCGAAGGCATTGAGAGCGGCCGAGCACTGGATCAACGAGCGGCGCAACGCCTGGGAACGCAGGCTGGACCGGCTTGGCGATTTTCTCGCCGAAACCACCGGCGAAACATGA
- a CDS encoding amino acid ABC transporter permease → MTFDFAVIADNWQILAKGFGNTVLMCAVSLPFGFALGILLALVRLRGGRLPGAIVSAYVEIFRNIPFLIQIFLLFYALPMFGIRLSPVVVSIGALSAYASAYSAEIIRGAIQSISYGQVEAGYALGLRYLTIFRKILVPQVLGYILPAATNLTITLIKESAILSAITVPELTYMAQNIIGRTFSPVEIFTAIALLYWGLTALVAAISRSLEHKLQPHLAARRGA, encoded by the coding sequence ATGACGTTCGATTTCGCCGTCATCGCTGACAACTGGCAGATCCTGGCCAAGGGCTTTGGCAATACGGTGCTGATGTGCGCCGTGTCGCTGCCATTCGGCTTCGCACTCGGCATCTTGCTGGCGCTGGTGAGGCTGAGGGGCGGACGGCTGCCGGGGGCAATCGTGTCGGCCTATGTCGAGATCTTCCGCAACATCCCGTTCCTGATCCAGATTTTCCTTCTGTTCTACGCCTTGCCGATGTTCGGCATCCGGCTCTCGCCGGTGGTGGTTTCGATCGGTGCGCTGTCGGCCTATGCCAGCGCCTATTCCGCCGAGATCATCAGGGGAGCGATCCAGTCCATCTCATATGGCCAGGTCGAGGCCGGCTATGCGCTGGGCCTGCGCTACCTCACCATCTTCCGCAAGATCCTGGTGCCGCAGGTGCTCGGCTATATCCTGCCGGCGGCCACCAACCTCACCATCACATTGATCAAGGAATCGGCGATCCTGTCGGCGATCACCGTGCCAGAACTCACCTACATGGCCCAGAACATCATCGGCCGCACCTTCTCGCCGGTGGAGATCTTCACCGCCATCGCATTGCTGTATTGGGGGCTGACCGCCCTTGTCGCGGCAATCTCGCGCAGCCTGGAGCACAAGCTGCAGCCCCATCTCGCGGCCCGCCGTGGCGCCTGA
- a CDS encoding SRPBCC family protein, with the protein MNQRSVVHSTFVVERFYPAAPARVFFALSNSDAKRRWFVDPHDPMSSRHEMDFRVGGRETNAGCPSDGQMHFFNAVYQDIVPDSRIVYSYELLFGETRVSVSLATIELMAESGGTRLVMTEQGAFLDGHDTPATREHGTGELLDALGAFLHVQT; encoded by the coding sequence GTGAACCAACGATCCGTCGTCCACTCCACCTTTGTCGTCGAGCGCTTCTATCCGGCGGCACCTGCAAGAGTCTTCTTCGCGCTCAGCAATTCTGATGCCAAGCGGCGATGGTTCGTCGATCCCCACGACCCGATGTCCAGCCGGCACGAAATGGACTTCCGCGTTGGCGGCAGGGAAACCAATGCCGGCTGCCCGAGCGATGGGCAGATGCATTTCTTCAACGCGGTCTATCAGGACATCGTGCCGGACAGCCGCATCGTCTACAGCTATGAACTGCTGTTCGGTGAAACCCGCGTCTCGGTGTCACTGGCGACGATCGAGCTCATGGCGGAAAGCGGCGGCACGCGGCTTGTGATGACGGAGCAGGGGGCCTTCCTCGATGGCCACGACACGCCGGCCACGCGTGAGCATGGAACGGGCGAACTGCTCGACGCGCTTGGTGCATTCCTGCATGTACAGACCTGA
- a CDS encoding amino acid ABC transporter permease, whose protein sequence is MFHFSKTLTFLPQFLTGAGITLGVSALGFLAGTLIGFGLLACGRSRWRLVRWIGALYTSFIRGTPLIVQIFVVYYVLPGLVGIDLPPLLAGVLALSFNSAAFVAEILRAGLTRIPAGQYEAAKALGLKPVVTWFKIIMPQLFRAIIPPMVNEFTMLVKASSILSVIAVVELTRTAQNIMNVTYRPVEAFCIAAVLYFIVLFSCSLLTRHLERKAEGARA, encoded by the coding sequence ATGTTCCATTTTTCAAAAACACTGACCTTCCTGCCGCAATTCCTGACAGGCGCCGGCATCACGCTCGGCGTCTCAGCACTGGGGTTCCTGGCCGGCACGCTGATCGGCTTCGGCCTGCTGGCCTGCGGCCGGTCGCGCTGGCGCCTGGTTCGCTGGATCGGTGCGCTCTACACCAGCTTCATACGTGGCACGCCGTTGATCGTGCAGATCTTCGTCGTCTATTACGTGCTGCCGGGGCTGGTCGGTATCGATCTGCCGCCGCTTCTGGCGGGCGTGCTGGCGCTCAGCTTCAACAGCGCGGCCTTCGTCGCCGAGATCCTGCGCGCCGGGCTGACGCGCATTCCGGCCGGCCAGTATGAAGCGGCCAAGGCGCTCGGCCTGAAGCCCGTGGTGACCTGGTTCAAGATCATCATGCCGCAGCTGTTCAGGGCCATCATCCCGCCGATGGTCAACGAGTTCACCATGCTGGTGAAGGCCTCGTCCATCCTGTCGGTGATCGCCGTGGTCGAGCTGACCCGCACCGCGCAGAACATCATGAACGTTACCTACCGGCCGGTCGAGGCGTTCTGCATCGCGGCGGTGCTGTATTTCATCGTGCTGTTTTCCTGCAGCCTTTTGACCCGGCATCTGGAGCGCAAGGCGGAAGGCGCGCGCGCATGA
- a CDS encoding alpha/beta fold hydrolase has product MATIDRPLILSETFGDPESPPLLLIMGAMASMLWWPVAFCRELADAGLYVIRYDNRDTGRSTKYPPGEPPYTFDDMADDAIGVLDSHGIGKAHVAGMSMGGMIAQLVALRHPSRVASLTVISSSPMAMDTSHLPGMSDAYIEHSAEGADVDWTDRRQVIDFMVRDARAIASIAHPFDEPGMRAFIEQDYDRSGGFLSATNHFSLKGSAEWKGRLHEMQAPLLVIHGTADPIFPIEHGEALAEAVAGAKFLRVDGGGHELHPQDWPAISAAIIMHIRSNQGT; this is encoded by the coding sequence ATGGCGACTATCGACCGTCCCCTGATCCTGTCCGAAACCTTCGGCGATCCCGAAAGTCCTCCGCTGCTGTTGATCATGGGCGCGATGGCTTCGATGCTGTGGTGGCCGGTGGCATTTTGCCGGGAGTTGGCGGATGCCGGGCTGTACGTGATCCGCTACGACAATCGCGACACCGGTCGCTCGACCAAATATCCGCCTGGCGAGCCGCCCTACACATTCGACGACATGGCGGACGATGCGATTGGCGTGCTCGACAGTCATGGCATCGGCAAGGCCCATGTCGCCGGCATGTCGATGGGCGGCATGATCGCGCAACTCGTGGCGCTCAGGCACCCCTCCCGTGTTGCATCGCTTACCGTGATCAGCAGCTCGCCGATGGCGATGGACACCTCGCATCTGCCAGGGATGAGCGACGCCTATATCGAGCATTCGGCCGAGGGCGCCGACGTCGACTGGACGGATCGCCGCCAGGTGATCGACTTCATGGTCAGGGATGCGCGCGCGATCGCCAGCATCGCCCATCCATTCGACGAGCCCGGGATGAGAGCCTTCATCGAACAGGATTACGACCGATCCGGCGGGTTCCTGAGCGCGACCAATCATTTCTCGCTCAAGGGTAGCGCCGAGTGGAAGGGCCGCCTGCACGAGATGCAAGCCCCGCTGCTGGTCATCCATGGTACCGCCGATCCCATTTTTCCGATCGAACATGGCGAGGCGCTGGCCGAGGCGGTCGCCGGCGCGAAATTCCTTCGCGTCGACGGCGGCGGCCATGAATTGCATCCTCAGGACTGGCCGGCGATATCGGCCGCCATCATTATGCATATCAGGTCCAACCAGGGGACCTGA
- a CDS encoding glutathione S-transferase family protein, translating to MSLTLHFHPLASFCWKPLIALYENGTAFNPVIVDLGDEQSRAAFLKISPTGKMPALRDDARGRTVLESTIVVEYLAAHYPGPVELVPADVDPALAVRQADRFYDFYVQEPMQKIVGDRLRPQDKTDPFGVEQARGQLRTSYAIIEQEMQSRSWAVGDAFSLADCAASPALFYANKVEPFGDKYPAVKRYHDRLLRRPAFARVIEEAQPYFKFFPYNNG from the coding sequence ATGTCCCTGACGCTGCATTTCCATCCCCTGGCCTCCTTCTGCTGGAAGCCGCTGATCGCGCTCTACGAGAACGGCACCGCCTTCAACCCGGTCATCGTGGATCTCGGCGACGAGCAATCGCGCGCGGCCTTCCTCAAGATATCGCCGACCGGCAAGATGCCGGCGCTGCGCGACGATGCGCGCGGCCGCACGGTATTGGAATCGACCATCGTCGTCGAATATCTGGCCGCGCATTATCCGGGGCCGGTCGAACTCGTTCCCGCCGACGTCGACCCGGCGCTGGCCGTCCGCCAGGCTGACCGCTTCTATGATTTCTATGTGCAGGAGCCGATGCAGAAGATCGTCGGCGACCGGTTGCGTCCGCAGGACAAGACCGATCCGTTCGGTGTCGAGCAGGCGCGGGGCCAGCTACGCACCTCCTACGCCATCATCGAACAGGAGATGCAGTCGCGGAGCTGGGCGGTGGGCGATGCCTTCAGCCTGGCCGATTGCGCGGCATCTCCAGCACTCTTCTATGCCAACAAGGTCGAGCCGTTCGGCGACAAATATCCGGCCGTGAAGCGCTATCACGACCGGCTGCTGCGGCGCCCTGCCTTCGCCAGGGTGATCGAGGAGGCGCAGCCCTACTTCAAGTTCTTTCCCTACAATAATGGCTGA
- a CDS encoding agmatinase, protein MSKLTTAPRDVFQTFLNFPLVEDLDTLKADVAIIGMPYGDPYTIDELINDQTNAPTAVRRASQRISQALDRYDFDIGGPVFAGQDIKVVDVGDVPGNAADHVGHYGRAEAAIRKILAAGALPITIGGDHGIPIPIFRALDGEGPITLVQLDAHLDWRDNVNGVKEGYSSTIRRASEMAHVKDIFQVGIRGQGSARTEEVEAARAYGANIITTNEWQDIGTAALLKRIPDGGRYYLTIDADGLDPAVMPAVEGPQPGGISYRQTIDLIKGLVGKGRLVGMDIVEIAPARDINEITSMTAGHIILNVIGAAVRAGYFKR, encoded by the coding sequence ATGTCCAAACTCACCACCGCGCCGCGCGATGTCTTCCAGACATTCCTGAATTTCCCGCTGGTCGAGGATCTCGACACTCTGAAGGCCGATGTCGCCATCATCGGCATGCCCTATGGCGATCCCTACACGATCGACGAGCTGATCAACGACCAGACCAACGCGCCGACGGCGGTGCGGCGCGCCTCGCAGCGCATCAGCCAGGCGCTCGACCGCTATGATTTCGATATTGGCGGGCCGGTCTTCGCCGGCCAAGACATCAAGGTGGTCGATGTCGGTGACGTGCCGGGCAATGCCGCCGATCATGTCGGGCACTACGGCAGGGCCGAGGCGGCGATCCGCAAGATCCTTGCCGCCGGCGCACTGCCGATCACCATCGGCGGTGACCACGGCATTCCGATTCCGATCTTCCGGGCGCTCGACGGCGAAGGCCCGATCACGCTGGTGCAGCTCGATGCCCATCTCGACTGGCGCGACAATGTCAACGGCGTCAAGGAAGGCTATTCCAGCACCATCCGGCGGGCCTCGGAGATGGCGCATGTCAAGGATATCTTCCAGGTCGGCATTCGTGGCCAGGGCAGTGCGCGCACCGAGGAAGTGGAGGCTGCCCGCGCCTACGGCGCCAACATCATCACCACCAACGAATGGCAGGATATCGGCACCGCCGCGCTGCTCAAGCGCATTCCGGATGGCGGCCGCTACTACCTTACCATCGACGCCGACGGACTTGACCCTGCGGTCATGCCGGCGGTGGAGGGCCCGCAGCCGGGCGGCATCAGCTACCGCCAGACGATCGACCTGATCAAAGGGCTGGTCGGCAAGGGTCGTCTCGTCGGCATGGATATCGTCGAGATCGCGCCGGCGCGCGATATCAACGAGATCACCTCGATGACGGCCGGCCATATCATCCTCAACGTCATCGGTGCCGCCGTGCGTGCTGGCTACTTCAAGCGCTGA